TACAGCCTTCTTTTTAATAATTTCATCAGCATATGCTGAAAGCAAAATTGTAGTCTGAAATGGGTTGTTTTTATATGTAAGGTCTAATCCAGAACAATAAACATTTATTCCTTTCTTTAATAAATCATTTATAACATCCTTTAAGCCTTCATCAAAAAATTGAACTTCATCAACAAATACTGCTTTTTCATCATAATCAAGATAATTATACATTTCTTTTGATTCTTTAATAGGAATTGCTTCTACTTTTGTACCGGTATGTGAAACAACATATTCTGAAGCATATCTTGTATCTATAATAGGTTTAAATACTTTGATTTTTTTCTTTCCAAGTGTATAGATTTCTATAAATGAAATTAATTCTGAAGTTTTTCCTGAATACATAGGACCTACAATTAAAATGAATTTTCCTGACATTATATTACCTCCTGTAATCTATTTGAGAAAATTTGGGGTTTTATCATATGAAACAAGAACAGTATTATTATACTGATAAAATATGAAATGAATTTTGCAGAATTATCATTAAAGATAATATATGGGATTTTAGAATTTAGAAAAATCAAAAATTCATTGAATCCTTTTAATGAATAATCAATCCATATCCCTAAAAAATGTGGTATTGGGAATAAGATTGCTATAACTCCAAAAAACATTATTGCATATATTATCGGTGTAATAATTATCGATAAAAAGATTCCAAGTAATGAAATTCCATTAAAAAATATAATACTCCATGGTGCAACAGCAAGATATGCTGATAATGTAATTATAAACGGGTTTTTAGTATATTTTAGAGAAAATAATATTGAAAATGAAGCAAAGTAACTCATTAAAAATCCTGGTGATAATATACTATATGGATTATATAATAAATTTATTATTCCAACTATTCCAAGGAGATTTAATGTGTCTATATTAAAGCCAAAGATTTTTGATAATTCAACAAAAATTAGCAAAAGCACAGCCCTTGTTGCTGAAGGAGAAAAACCTGAAGCTGCAAGATAAAAAAGCAATATTATTATAGTAAAAATGCGCCTATAATGTATATGAATTAAGGTCTTTGAAAATATATAATATATGGCAAAATAAAGAAGATATACGTGAAAACCAGAAACAGCAAATAAATGCAAAAGTCCAGCTTCCTTGTAAATTTTAGAGTATGTAGGGCTTATGCCACCAAAAAGAATGGAAAATAAAATATTATTTGTTGAATAATCATAATGATTATAAATACGTTTTTTGAAATAATTTCTAATAGAGTATATGCTTCCTTCATTTGAATTTGCCATATACTCCGCATTAAACCTTCCATTCAGGTAACTCCCATAGATATATACTTTATTTCCAATTTCAAATGGATCAACAGAAAACTTATTATAGTTAAAATATAATGTTTTATTATAATCAACCCATTTGTTTTCAAAGAAAATTTTTTCTGTTTTTACTTTAAATTGATTATAGTTTTTATCTGTAATATATCCTAAAATTCCCAGGTCAATGTTATTAAGATTATCGGGTAAAACATTAGTAATAAAAAGTGTCCTAAATACGATTAATCCTATTATAATTAAAAAAAGAGCTTTAGTTTTTAAGGAATATTTGTTAATAAAAAAGACTACAGCCATAAATATTATGGCTGTAGTTATCATTTTTACTTTTATTAAAAGGATTATTGTAATTGCTACTGAAAAAAGTGTTACAAAAAATGGCATTATGCTCCAAATTTTTCTAATTTTCTTGCATTACCGAGAAGCAATCCCATAAGATCAACAGCATATATTGTTCCCATAGAGCCCCTTGCTGCTTCAAATTCATCAAATGCTTTTGATAAGCCAGCTCTTGTATATGGGGATTTTATCATAAATGGAACTGGATGCCAGCTGTGTCCGCTCATTGCTACAGGTGTTGAATGATCTCCTGTTACCACTAAAACATCAGGATTTAATTCAAGTAATTTTGGTAATGCTTCATCAACCATTTCGATTACGTGAACCTTAGCATCAAAGTTTCCGTCTTCTCCGTATGAATCTGTTTTCTTAATATGTACATAGAAGAAGTCATATTCATCCCAGTGTTTTTTCAAAGTTTCAAATTCATCTGCAGGTGTTTCTCCGTCAACATCTAAAATATCCATTCCAACCAACTTAGCTAAGCCTTTATACATTGGGTAAACAGCAATAGCAGCTGCTCTCATTTTATAAACTTCTGGAAATTTTGGAATTGCAGGGTATTTTGAAAATCCTCTAATTAATGCAAAATTGATTTTTGGTTCGTCTTTTAATACTTCTCTAATTTCCTTCATTAATTTTGTAACTATTTCTGCAGTTTTTTCTGCAGCAGGATCATATGCGTGTGCCCATTTAATTGGCAATCCTTCCTTCTGTGGGTCAGCATCTTCAATTCTGTCATCTAATCCTTCTCCTGTTAGTTTTACAACGAATCTATGTTCTTTTCCAGGATAGAAAGTGATTTTAACACCATCGATTTCTTTTATGTGTTCTTGTAAGATTTTTACTACTCTTGCTGATTCTTCTGATGCAGGTCTTCCAGCTCTTCTGTCAACAACAATATCACCGTCTAATGTTGCGAAATTAGCTCTTGCAACAACGTCTTTTTCTCCTACTTCAACATTAATACCAAGTGCTTCGAGGATACCTCTTCCAATTTGGTATTTAATAGGATCATATCCGAAAATACCAAGATGTCCAGGTCCTGAACCTGGAGTTATTCCTGGTAAAACAGGTATTGTTTGACCAAGGTCTGATTCTGTTGCTACTTTATCGAGATTTGGAGTTTTTGCAGCCTGTAAAGGAGTTTTTCCATTAATAACTGTGTCTCCTATTCCATCCATTACAAGCATTACTATTTTTGAATCTGTTTTTGTAATAAGCTTTTGTAAAAATTCCTGTCTATCTACCATCATATGTTACTCCCTCCCCAACAAATAATTGATTTCATAAAAATTATAGCATATTTTCTTTTGGCAATTATAATATTTGAGTAAAATTTTAAAGACGTTATCTTTTTGATAATAATACACTGGTATAATTAATTTGAAAATTTAACAAGGAGGTTTTTAAAATGAAAAAAGGTATAATATTTGATCTCTACGGAACGCTTATAAATGCAAATCACTTATTTTTACCAATCGCTAAAATTATTTCAAAGGAATGTAATTATCCATCAAAGATAATCGAAAAAAAGATTAATGAAACATATAAAGAGATATTTAAGGACTATCATTTAAAACCGTTTAAACCTGAAAGGGAATATTATAAAATAATGTTTGAAAAAATAATAGATGTTTTTGAATTAAAAAATTCACCAGAATATTATATAGATGAAATGTATAAAACATTTATTAACCTGCCACCATACGAAGATGTCGATTATTTAAAATATTTAAAAGAAAATGGCATGAAAATAGCAATACTTTCAAATGCTGATGATGATTTTGTAATTCC
This is a stretch of genomic DNA from Marinitoga piezophila KA3. It encodes these proteins:
- a CDS encoding thymidine kinase — protein: MSGKFILIVGPMYSGKTSELISFIEIYTLGKKKIKVFKPIIDTRYASEYVVSHTGTKVEAIPIKESKEMYNYLDYDEKAVFVDEVQFFDEGLKDVINDLLKKGINVYCSGLDLTYKNNPFQTTILLSAYADEIIKKKAVCHECGEYNGTISFKLVGNGDEIDVGGFEKYIAVCRDCYEKLNAEK
- a CDS encoding ComEC/Rec2 family competence protein translates to MPFFVTLFSVAITIILLIKVKMITTAIIFMAVVFFINKYSLKTKALFLIIIGLIVFRTLFITNVLPDNLNNIDLGILGYITDKNYNQFKVKTEKIFFENKWVDYNKTLYFNYNKFSVDPFEIGNKVYIYGSYLNGRFNAEYMANSNEGSIYSIRNYFKKRIYNHYDYSTNNILFSILFGGISPTYSKIYKEAGLLHLFAVSGFHVYLLYFAIYYIFSKTLIHIHYRRIFTIIILLFYLAASGFSPSATRAVLLLIFVELSKIFGFNIDTLNLLGIVGIINLLYNPYSILSPGFLMSYFASFSILFSLKYTKNPFIITLSAYLAVAPWSIIFFNGISLLGIFLSIIITPIIYAIMFFGVIAILFPIPHFLGIWIDYSLKGFNEFLIFLNSKIPYIIFNDNSAKFISYFISIIILFLFHMIKPQIFSNRLQEVI
- a CDS encoding 2,3-bisphosphoglycerate-independent phosphoglycerate mutase encodes the protein MVDRQEFLQKLITKTDSKIVMLVMDGIGDTVINGKTPLQAAKTPNLDKVATESDLGQTIPVLPGITPGSGPGHLGIFGYDPIKYQIGRGILEALGINVEVGEKDVVARANFATLDGDIVVDRRAGRPASEESARVVKILQEHIKEIDGVKITFYPGKEHRFVVKLTGEGLDDRIEDADPQKEGLPIKWAHAYDPAAEKTAEIVTKLMKEIREVLKDEPKINFALIRGFSKYPAIPKFPEVYKMRAAAIAVYPMYKGLAKLVGMDILDVDGETPADEFETLKKHWDEYDFFYVHIKKTDSYGEDGNFDAKVHVIEMVDEALPKLLELNPDVLVVTGDHSTPVAMSGHSWHPVPFMIKSPYTRAGLSKAFDEFEAARGSMGTIYAVDLMGLLLGNARKLEKFGA
- a CDS encoding HAD family hydrolase, producing the protein MKKGIIFDLYGTLINANHLFLPIAKIISKECNYPSKIIEKKINETYKEIFKDYHLKPFKPEREYYKIMFEKIIDVFELKNSPEYYIDEMYKTFINLPPYEDVDYLKYLKENGMKIAILSNADDDFVIPTLNKNPFPFDYLITSYATKLYKPDPKIFEYALNEMRLSKDDVIFVGDNYNVDILGGNNFGIKSILINRLNRQYEYSETIKSLYELDRYLK